The Amblyomma americanum isolate KBUSLIRL-KWMA chromosome 5, ASM5285725v1, whole genome shotgun sequence genome window below encodes:
- the Polr1H gene encoding RNA polymerase I subunit RpI12 has product MMETSDLFASDPDFCKRCGAVLPLPGYDDFVVCKLCGMKIDVRCFDGLETTSTVVFNDRAAALKKAAPGAGAKSAGPLVDRKCSRCGHEGMTYATLQTRSADEGQTIFYSCPECLFQETENS; this is encoded by the coding sequence ATGATGGAGACGTCGGATCTGTTTGCCTCGGACCCCGATTTCTGCAAGCGGTGCGGGGCCGTGCTGCCGTTGCCGGGCTACGACGACTTCGTGGTGTGCAAGTTGTGCGGCATGAAGATCGACGTGCGGTGCTTCGATGGCCTCGAGACGACCTCCACGGTGGTCTTCAACGACCGCGCTGCCGCACTCAAGAAGGCCGCGCCCGGGGCGGGCGCTAAGTCTGCCGGACCGCTGGTCGACCGCAAGTGCTCGCGGTGCGGCCACGAGGGCATGACCTACGCCACGCTGCAGACGAGGTCAGCCGATGAAGGGCAGACCATTTTTTATTCGTGCCCCGAGTGCCTCTTCCAGGAGACGGAGAACTCGTGA